Proteins found in one Pontibacter sp. SGAir0037 genomic segment:
- a CDS encoding M57 family metalloprotease, with protein sequence MKTKRLFFLSAIALTLGFTSCQQEEDAVTSTDEISEQALIKISQMGFSNQGVQRVAGGYLVEGDIMISEKELSSNFETQALRVGEVEQYRTNNLVSVGSSVRTINVAISTTLPQSYVAAVDEAIRRYNAENLRIRFARVSSGYNILLTKAPNNASYLASAGFPSGGNPYNQVLVNSTYMGSNPGTNYLATVLAHELGHCIGFRHTDYMDRSYSCGGAYTNEGASSVGAVHIPGTPTTADATSWMLACVATGQNRPFNANDRIALNYLY encoded by the coding sequence ATGAAAACCAAACGTTTATTTTTCCTTTCAGCTATTGCGCTAACTCTAGGCTTTACCTCCTGCCAGCAAGAAGAAGATGCCGTAACAAGTACAGATGAAATTTCTGAACAGGCACTGATCAAAATCTCACAAATGGGCTTTAGTAACCAGGGGGTGCAGCGTGTAGCAGGTGGCTATCTGGTGGAGGGAGACATCATGATTTCTGAAAAAGAGCTAAGCAGCAATTTTGAGACACAGGCACTACGTGTAGGGGAGGTGGAGCAATACCGAACCAACAACCTGGTAAGTGTAGGCAGCTCTGTACGTACAATCAACGTGGCTATATCTACCACGCTTCCGCAAAGTTATGTGGCAGCTGTTGATGAAGCCATTAGAAGATATAATGCCGAAAACCTTCGGATCAGGTTTGCACGTGTTTCTTCCGGCTATAACATCTTGTTAACTAAAGCGCCTAACAATGCCAGCTACCTGGCCTCTGCAGGCTTCCCGTCTGGTGGAAACCCTTACAACCAGGTGTTGGTTAACTCTACGTATATGGGCTCAAACCCAGGTACGAATTATCTGGCTACTGTATTGGCACATGAGTTGGGCCATTGCATCGGCTTCCGACATACCGACTATATGGACAGAAGCTATAGCTGTGGTGGTGCTTACACAAACGAAGGTGCAAGTTCTGTTGGCGCGGTACACATTCCGGGTACGCCAACTACTGCTGATGCAACATCCTGGATGCTGGCTTGTGTGGCAACAGGGCAAAACCGTCCGTTTAACGCGAACGACAGAATTGCTTTGAACTACCTGTACTAA
- a CDS encoding S8 family serine peptidase has product MFTSCGYPTTIAGWLFIYLLLWQLPQPLLAQSKALAPVYQVRYHKLAAPLQATIVSGRDSVRVLLTDPDKAREWLKQQDISLKATVSPDIYLASLSNPAQLQALQNCPWVKYIDRTSRTPREELELKDADFSANYITAVHGLYPHLNGQGVAASVKENAFDASDVDFKGRVISSPFLHTASSSHATTMATIIAGGGNSAPAGKGIAWNAKIASADFAELMPDDSQQLLEAGVSVQNHSYGVGPENYYGLESYEYDRQVRRFPTLLHIFSSGNSGNLTPETGPYAGIPAMANLTGQFKLSKNTLSVGALDADGKVGTLSSRGPAYDGRIKPELVAHGAGGTSEASAVVSGIALLVQQAYKEVHNGLLPSAALVKAILINSADDRGAPEADFESGFGNADAIGAVQAVLAQRHFSGEATTGSSQIFRIQVPEGTQQLKVTLVWHEPEAEPDAPAALVNDLDLVLRHPTTGTEWLPWVLNAYPHPDSLRLPAKRGIDRTNNVEQITLLTPAAGVYEIQVEGHQVTSNPQVFEIAYEYEATPQWIYPSKGSNLSAAGINRIRWQAKPASAAATKARLEFKGGGTENWVLVADNIDVALGYYDWSAPAISSTGQLRISTAEEVLYSEEFILSATLQPAIALYCGNTLLLQWDAIPYVSEYALYQLGATHLELMQTISDTLVVLEKHPGDDAQLYAVAPVLSGLTGNKSRGLRYDPQQELCYIKTFLPRQLVMDTVVFDLELSTNYNLASIRFEKWQQGAFQTIQTLSPAQSLRFTLEDLQATPGLNRYRVKATDIYQNTYYSSVEEVFNSDKGFIQVAPNPVVAGQNLEVLAGEGDGVARIQLISPVGKLMYETADSGALKTIPTTGLTKGLYLLRIYTAKGEILTSRVVIL; this is encoded by the coding sequence ATGTTTACATCCTGTGGCTACCCTACTACCATAGCAGGCTGGCTGTTTATATACTTGCTTCTGTGGCAACTGCCTCAGCCGCTGCTTGCTCAAAGCAAAGCGCTGGCTCCTGTATACCAGGTCCGGTACCATAAACTCGCTGCTCCACTACAGGCAACCATAGTCAGTGGCCGGGATTCTGTGCGGGTGCTTTTAACAGATCCTGACAAAGCCAGGGAATGGTTAAAGCAGCAGGACATCAGCTTAAAAGCTACTGTTTCGCCAGATATATACCTGGCAAGCCTATCAAATCCAGCTCAACTACAGGCACTACAAAACTGCCCCTGGGTAAAGTACATCGACAGGACCAGCCGTACGCCCCGGGAAGAACTGGAGCTGAAGGATGCCGATTTCAGTGCCAATTATATTACAGCTGTGCATGGCCTGTACCCTCACCTGAACGGCCAGGGTGTAGCAGCCTCCGTAAAGGAAAATGCTTTCGATGCTTCCGATGTCGATTTTAAAGGACGCGTAATTTCTTCGCCATTTCTGCATACTGCTTCTTCTTCCCATGCCACCACTATGGCTACGATTATTGCAGGGGGAGGTAATTCGGCTCCGGCTGGAAAAGGAATAGCCTGGAATGCCAAAATCGCTTCCGCTGATTTTGCAGAGCTGATGCCAGATGACAGCCAGCAACTTCTTGAGGCGGGTGTTAGCGTGCAGAACCATTCTTACGGCGTCGGACCAGAAAACTACTACGGCTTGGAAAGCTATGAATACGACAGGCAGGTCAGGCGCTTCCCCACACTGCTCCACATATTTTCTTCCGGTAACAGTGGTAACTTGACACCTGAAACTGGCCCTTATGCAGGTATACCAGCTATGGCAAACCTGACCGGGCAGTTTAAACTTTCTAAAAACACCTTGAGTGTAGGAGCCCTGGACGCTGATGGTAAAGTTGGCACATTGAGTTCCAGAGGCCCCGCCTATGACGGCAGAATAAAACCCGAACTGGTAGCGCACGGAGCAGGCGGTACTTCAGAGGCATCGGCAGTGGTGTCGGGTATAGCCCTTCTGGTGCAGCAGGCTTACAAAGAGGTTCATAACGGCCTGCTACCATCAGCAGCATTGGTAAAAGCCATACTTATAAACAGTGCCGACGACAGAGGAGCACCGGAAGCCGACTTTGAAAGCGGTTTTGGCAATGCTGATGCCATTGGTGCTGTGCAGGCTGTTCTGGCGCAACGGCATTTCTCGGGAGAGGCTACAACAGGTAGCTCTCAAATATTCAGAATACAGGTTCCGGAAGGTACACAGCAGCTCAAAGTAACGCTTGTGTGGCACGAACCCGAAGCAGAACCCGATGCTCCCGCCGCACTCGTAAATGATTTAGACCTTGTTTTAAGGCATCCTACAACAGGTACAGAGTGGCTGCCCTGGGTACTGAATGCTTACCCACACCCCGACTCGCTACGCCTTCCGGCCAAACGAGGTATAGACCGAACAAATAATGTAGAGCAAATCACACTGCTTACTCCTGCCGCTGGTGTATACGAGATTCAGGTAGAGGGGCATCAGGTAACTTCTAACCCTCAGGTGTTTGAAATTGCTTACGAATACGAGGCAACGCCACAGTGGATTTACCCTTCGAAAGGTAGCAATCTAAGCGCGGCAGGTATTAACCGTATTCGCTGGCAGGCAAAACCAGCTTCTGCGGCCGCTACCAAAGCCAGGCTGGAGTTTAAAGGCGGAGGGACAGAAAACTGGGTTCTGGTAGCCGATAACATCGATGTTGCCCTCGGCTACTACGACTGGTCTGCACCAGCCATATCAAGCACAGGGCAGTTACGCATATCTACAGCAGAAGAGGTTTTATATTCCGAAGAGTTTATACTGTCGGCTACTTTACAACCTGCCATTGCCCTTTATTGCGGTAATACCTTATTGCTTCAGTGGGATGCCATACCCTATGTTTCTGAATATGCACTTTATCAGCTAGGAGCAACGCACCTGGAACTTATGCAAACTATATCCGACACACTTGTTGTGTTAGAGAAGCACCCGGGAGATGATGCGCAATTGTACGCCGTGGCACCGGTTTTATCCGGCCTTACAGGAAATAAAAGCCGTGGCTTGAGGTATGATCCACAACAGGAACTGTGCTATATCAAAACGTTTCTTCCCCGCCAGTTGGTAATGGATACAGTAGTTTTCGACCTGGAGCTAAGTACTAATTATAATCTGGCCTCTATCCGATTTGAAAAATGGCAGCAGGGTGCTTTTCAGACTATACAGACACTTTCACCTGCACAAAGTTTACGCTTTACATTAGAAGACCTGCAGGCAACACCCGGCCTGAACAGGTATAGGGTTAAAGCCACAGATATCTACCAAAACACCTACTATAGCTCTGTTGAAGAAGTATTTAACTCAGACAAGGGTTTTATACAGGTGGCACCCAATCCTGTAGTAGCTGGCCAGAACCTGGAGGTATTGGCAGGCGAAGGAGATGGAGTTGCCCGCATTCAGTTGATTAGCCCTGTTGGTAAGCTAATGTACGAAACAGCAGACAGTGGTGCACTAAAAACGATTCCAACGACTGGTTTAACAAAAGGCTTATACCTGCTGCGAATTTATACAGCAAAAGGAGAGATACTAACCAGCAGAGTAGTGATTTTGTAA
- a CDS encoding VanZ family protein, protein MLTTLLPSSSMPSTLSIWDLLSFDSFAHAFMFAVLTFFMIVGLKKQFSYPRLKHYAIRTSFFICSIFGILIELLQHFFIQGREGDIIDIISDTIGSLTGILLYKWIYGQ, encoded by the coding sequence ATGTTAACAACATTGCTGCCCTCTTCTTCTATGCCCTCCACCCTTTCTATCTGGGATTTGCTTTCTTTTGATTCGTTTGCCCATGCTTTTATGTTTGCTGTTCTCACTTTCTTTATGATCGTGGGGCTTAAAAAACAGTTCTCTTACCCGAGGTTAAAGCATTACGCCATCCGAACCTCCTTCTTTATCTGCTCCATATTCGGTATCCTGATCGAGCTATTACAGCACTTTTTTATTCAAGGCAGAGAAGGTGATATCATAGACATTATCAGCGACACCATCGGCAGCCTCACCGGGATTCTCCTCTATAAGTGGATCTACGGGCAATAG
- the gcvH gene encoding glycine cleavage system protein GcvH, giving the protein MNLPETLKYTKDHEWVRIEGDVAYIGITDFAQSELGDIVYVDIDTVDKQISKEDVFGTVEAVKTVSDLFSPLSGTVLEFNSELENSPELVNSDPYGEGWIIKLSIEDTSEIEGLLSAEAYRELIGQ; this is encoded by the coding sequence ATGAACTTACCTGAAACACTAAAGTATACAAAAGATCACGAGTGGGTACGTATTGAAGGAGATGTAGCCTACATAGGTATTACCGACTTTGCTCAAAGCGAACTGGGTGACATTGTATATGTAGACATTGATACAGTTGATAAGCAAATCAGCAAAGAGGATGTATTTGGCACAGTAGAGGCTGTAAAGACAGTTTCTGATTTGTTCAGCCCACTTAGCGGTACCGTTTTAGAGTTTAACAGCGAACTAGAGAACAGCCCTGAATTAGTAAACTCCGATCCGTATGGCGAAGGCTGGATCATTAAGTTATCTATAGAAGATACAAGCGAAATAGAAGGTCTGCTTTCAGCAGAGGCTTACCGTGAACTTATCGGCCAGTAA